The genomic segment AACTCCTGGAAAAAATTGGAAAAGATTATAATCTTGTTATCAGTGATATGGCTCCTGATACAACCGGGAATAAAAATGTGGATGCTGCCCGGTCTTATAATCTGTCTGAGGCAGCACTCAATATTGCCGGAGACTTACTTTTACCTGGGGGAAATTTTATATGCAAGATTTTTCAAGGCAGTGATTTTGAACAATTTTTATTAATGGTAAAAACACAATTTTCAAAATATAAAATATTTAAACCACAAAGCAGCCGAAAGGCCAGCAAGGAAATATTTATTATAGGATTGGGAAAGAAATAGGAGGTATAAATGTCAGGACATAGTAAATGGTCAACAATCAAACATAAAAAAGGAGCCGCTGATGCCAAGCGGGGCAAGATATTTACCAGGCTTATTAAGGAGATTACAGTAGCTGCACGCATGGGCGGCGGTGATCCTGATGCCAACCCAAGATTGAGAACAGCCATTATAGCTGCAAAAGCTGAAAACATGCCAAAGGATAATATTGACAGGGCTGTAAAAAAAGGAACCGGTGAGCTTGAAGGGGTAAATTATGAAGAAAATACCTATGAAGGCTACGGCCCCGGGGGTGCAGCTATCTTTCTTGAATCCATGACTGATAACAAAAACAGGGCTGTTGCAGAAATCCGCCATATCTTCAATAAAAGAGGCGGCAATCTGGGTGAAAATGGCTGTGTTGCCTGGATGTTTGATAAAAAAGGCTATTTAAATATTGAAAAAAGCGCTGTTGACGAAGAAAAGCTTATGGAGATTGCCCTGGAAGCAGGTGCAGAAGATGTACGCGAAGATGGAGACATTTTTGAGGTAATCACAGCTCCTGAAGATTTTGAAGCAGTTAAAGAAGCCATTGACAACGCTTCAATACCATACACAGATGCAGAAATTACCATGCTGCCTCAAAATACAACAACTCTTAAAGGAAATGAGGCAGAGCAGATGATTAAGCTGATGGAAGCTTTAGATGATTGTGATGATGTGCAAAAAGTTTATACTAATGCTGACATTCCTGATGATATGGTATAGTTTTTATTTATTCCTGCTCCGACATGCACTTTTATCAAGACTTGAACCGTGTGAGCTAAAAAATCTCAATCACGGTTCTTAGGGGGAAAGGAGCAGCAATGCTCCTGACCTGACCTGCGACGCAAAAGGACTGCGGTCGCTCGCTTCCATAAAGATTGTCAGCAAAAAAAGGTAAAACTGGGGACATTTTGCCATTATAACAGGATGATAAAGAATTTTTGGGACTTGAATTCTTACCTTATTTCCGAGTATGGTATCAAAAGAATAGGATTATTTGGTTCTTATTCTAAAAATCAACAAACAAAAGACAGCGATATTGATATTGTTGCTGAATTTGAAAAACCGATAGGACTCAAATTTGTTGAATTTACAGAATATCTTGAAAAAGTATTGGGTAAAAAAACTGATGTTGTAACACCTGAAGGCATAAAAGGAATTACATTTAAAAAAATTTCAGAAGAATTACGCTTATCCCTGCATTTTCAGCCTTTTATCATTCTTTCCACAGCCCTTAGTGCAGGTACTCGAATATCCTCTGATACTTTTACCTCCCCTTCCATAAACTCAATACATCTGGCAATATCCTCAAGGGATATTTTTTTCATGTCAGGGCATTCCATTGTCTGTGATGCAGGAAAAAACTCCTTGTCAGGATTGGCTTTTTTCAGGGGATAAAGAAGCCCGATTTCAGTGCCCACGATAAAGGACTTATGTTTTGATTCTTTTGCAAATCTTATCATGCCTGATGTACTGGCAACTCTATCTGCCAGCTCAAGAATCTCAGGTCTGCATTCAGGATGAGCCATGAACAGGGCATCAGGATGTGCCTGTCTTGCCTTTTTTATATGTTCAGGGTTAAGCTGGTCATGAATCGGACACCAGCCTTTCCATAGATGAATCTTTTTGTTTGTATGACCTGCTGCATATCTTGCCAGGTTCCGGTCAGGAACCATAAGCATTTCATCTTCTTTAACCCTGTTTGCAATATCAACAACATTTGCAGATGTGCAGCACAAGGTAGAAAGGGCTTTTACTGATGCAGGAGAATTAACATATGTTACAACCGGCATGGTTCCAAGTTCTGATAATCTTTGTTTTAAAGCCTCGGGTGTTACCATGTCAGCCATTGGGCATCCTGCATCTTTTCTGGGAAGCAGCACAGTCTTGCCAGGGCAGAGGATAGACGCAGTTTCTGCCATAAAATGAACCCCGCAGAATACAATAATATCAGCATCTGTCTGGGCAGCCTTTATGCTCAATTCAAGGGAATCTCCGCAAAGGTCAGCCATATCCTGAATTTCAGGAGGTTCATAATTATGGGCAAGAAGAATTGCGTTTTTTTCTTTAAGTAATTTTTTAATTTTATTTTTCATGTTTTGCCTTTTTAATCCTAGTCTTCAAGCTTGATAACATCAGCACCTTCAGGTATTTGAATAGAAAAAACAGAATCATCAATATCCTGATTAAACTGTAAATTGCTCATATTAATAATGGTTTCATCTTCATAGGAATTATAGGTGGCAATCTGAACCACATCATAGGTCTGTCTTGAAACCAAAAGAAATATCATGGAAATATCAAGCTTTTTTTCTATGGGTACAAGTTTTAATTTATAATCTTTAGTATCTTCGTTTTTTTCCAGGCTTACTGTAAATTTTTCACGTATAAGTTTAATATTGGAAAGAAAACCAGCTCCTTTACCATCTCCAAATAAGCAGGGGCACTGCCTGTCATAACCTGGTTATCATCAGGCCTGAAAACCCATAACCCATCTCCGTTTGTAAGGATAATCTGCTTTTCAGGTGTTTCATACTCCCAGCGCATCATCCCGGGCCGCCTGATAAAAACCCTGCCCTGTGCAGTGTCAACAATATCCATTGCTTTTATAACAGAGGTCTGGGTAAACAAAGCAGTAAAACCTGATGTATCATAGCGTTTTTCTATATTTAAAAGAATTTCATCAATACTTAATGATTGAGCAGGAGCTGGAAGATTGTCCGTTTTTTCCTGGGAAAAAACAAAATTTGGCAGAAAAATAATAAAAATAATTATTAGTATTTTATAATATTTTAACATTTAATACCCCGTTATTGTCTTAATATCTGTTATAGAATTAAATCCTTGAATTGTGTTTATTCCTGATGATCCCATGTTTATCTGCTGTACAGGTTTTTTAAATACTTTATCCATTTTTAGATATAAAAATGCAGGAAAGGTTATGCCTGTAATAATAATTGCTATTGCCAGTATAATCCCTATAACCCCCCTTTGTTTTGCAGATCTGCCTGTTAACAGGCGGGTTTCTCTTATAACCTTCATACCTGGAGGCGGAAACTGCTCTGTTATGATTGCTTTAATTGCAATTCTTATAATATAAATTCCAAATGAGGTAAGTGTAAATGCTATACTGACCATGATAATTCTTAATAAAAACAATATCTTTTCAAAAGCCTGTTCATGGTCATATTTTGCAAGTTCTTTAATATCTTGAATATATACCTGAAAGCAGACTATTACACCCAGACCTGCTATTATGGATATTATTAATATTATTAAAGTTTTTTTCTTATATTCTTTATCTGATTTAAGAATTTGTTTTTCCATAAAATAATTCCTTTTCAGGAAAGTACCTGTACTATCTTTTGAATATCAGAATTATCATCATATTCCTGGTATGATGTATAAACCTGCTCCAGGTGTTCTGTGCGTCCAAACACAGAAATACATATTTTATCAATAAAATCCATTTTTTTTCTTGTATGCTCAGGATTAATATAAGGAGTTCTCACACCCTGAAGCAATAATATCTCCATATTGCTGTTTTTAAATTGATCTTCAAACTTAACAGCCTGATGAAGATTTTTAAAAAGAGATTTTTTTCTTTGAATCAATGCTTTAAAGATTGTAATATCATCTTTGATTTCATCAAGAAAATCCAGTATAAAATCAAGTATCTGTAAAAATTCATCATCAGAAGCATGAAGATTTTTAAAAAAATTGCATAAAAAATAAACCCTGGTATCAATATCAATAAATCGTGAGTTTCGCAATTTTACCTTAACAATGTTTTTTAAAGATGATTCAACATAATTATCAACAGCTTGAATAATAAGAGGATTTATTTTTCTGCATATATTCAGCCTGGATATAAACTGGGCTGCTGCCCATCTTGGTATTAAAAAATTGAAATTATTAAAGCCCGGGGTATCCTGAAACCCAATAACAGATATTTTCTGAATCAGGTATTCCAGAATTTTTTCCATATCCTTGTTTTCAAAATTATAAGATTCCAAAATACCTTCAAGCTGAACCTGGATTGATTCATCAGGGAAAAAAAGCAATTCAATTAAAGGTTCTTTTTCTGTATCAGATTCATCATTTAATATCTTTTCAAGGCCAGTATCACATGAACATGAAAAAGTTGAGTCTATATAATGTTTTACATCATCAGTAATTTTAATTCCATGTTGAAATATTTCTCTGATCTTGTCTGCCAGTAATT from the Desulfonema limicola genome contains:
- a CDS encoding LolA family protein, coding for MLKYYKILIIIFIIFLPNFVFSQEKTDNLPAPAQSLSIDEILLNIEKRYDTSGFTALFTQTSVIKAMDIVDTAQGRVFIRRPGMMRWEYETPEKQIILTNGDGLWVFRPDDNQVMTGSAPAYLEMVKELVFFPILNLYVKNLQ
- a CDS encoding YebC/PmpR family DNA-binding transcriptional regulator encodes the protein MSGHSKWSTIKHKKGAADAKRGKIFTRLIKEITVAARMGGGDPDANPRLRTAIIAAKAENMPKDNIDRAVKKGTGELEGVNYEENTYEGYGPGGAAIFLESMTDNKNRAVAEIRHIFNKRGGNLGENGCVAWMFDKKGYLNIEKSAVDEEKLMEIALEAGAEDVREDGDIFEVITAPEDFEAVKEAIDNASIPYTDAEITMLPQNTTTLKGNEAEQMIKLMEALDDCDDVQKVYTNADIPDDMV
- a CDS encoding outer-membrane lipoprotein carrier protein LolA gives rise to the protein MKLIREKFTVSLEKNEDTKDYKLKLVPIEKKLDISMIFLLVSRQTYDVVQIATYNSYEDETIINMSNLQFNQDIDDSVFSIQIPEGADVIKLED
- a CDS encoding SAM-dependent methyltransferase, whose product is MKPQNKKKNTWDDHLTRKARKDNYPARSVYKLEEIQKKTKIIKKGQNILDLGSAPGSWLLYASEVTGNKGRVVGIDLKPVTIKLPAHAQAYTGDILSMDTELLEKIGKDYNLVISDMAPDTTGNKNVDAARSYNLSEAALNIAGDLLLPGGNFICKIFQGSDFEQFLLMVKTQFSKYKIFKPQSSRKASKEIFIIGLGKK